One part of the Nymphaea colorata isolate Beijing-Zhang1983 chromosome 8, ASM883128v2, whole genome shotgun sequence genome encodes these proteins:
- the LOC116258457 gene encoding uncharacterized protein LOC116258457 — MATTSSFCISSLVVYATRRYDPRPEPSLWVKFSGSFCQLKQSKQGRLNQRARRRTVRIMAVTESSGKPKQTDDKIPSWARPDSDEPPPWAVEETKAGSSFQSFELPFYVYLLASAVTAIAAIGSIFEYVNQRPVFGIISPDNVVYAPLLGFFVFTGVPTSAFLWFKSVQAANKEAEEQDRRDGYR, encoded by the exons ATGGCTACAACTTCATCTTTCTGCATCTCCAGTCTAGTTGTCTATGCTACGCGGAGGTATGATCCAAGACCGGAGCCAAGTTTGTGGGTGAAATTCTCGGGCTCATTTTGCCAGTTGAAGCAAAGTAAACAAGGTCGTCTCAATCAGAGAGCTAGAAGGCGGACAGTCAGAATAATGGCAGTAACAGAAAGTTCAGGTAAACCAAAACAGACAGATGACAAGATCCCTTCTTGGGCAAGGCCTGATTCTGATGAACCCCCACCATGGGCTGTCGAGGAGACCAAAGCAGGATCGTCCTTTCAAAGCTTTGAGTTAccattttatgtttatttacttGCATCAGCCGTCACGGCAATAGCTGCG ATTGGCTCAATTTTCGAGTATGTGAACCAGAGACCTGTTTTTGGCATAATTAGTCCAGACAACGTGGTTTATGCCCCTTTGCTTGGGTTCTTTGTCTTCACTGGAGTACCCACATCT GCTTTCCTATGGTTCAAGTCTGTTCAAGCTGCAAACAAGGAAGCAGAGGAGCAGGATAGGCGTGATGGTTACCGTTGA